From the Ostrinia nubilalis chromosome 8, ilOstNubi1.1, whole genome shotgun sequence genome, one window contains:
- the LOC135073789 gene encoding CDGSH iron-sulfur domain-containing protein 2 homolog, whose translation MYIFSNLVKVTIPNYLAGLPIPDTFGGWFRLGVRDWLALLPPTLAVGGISYYSYQTYKKAQCAGNGQVNTSIRKDINKVVDFIDIEDITEKAVLCRCWKSKNWPYCDGAHGPHNKATGDNTGPVVVRHKENK comes from the exons atgtacattttCTCAAATTTAGTGAAAGTTACCATCCCCAACTATTTAGCGGGACTACCAATTCCTGACACCTTCGGTGGATGGTTCCGTCTTGGAG TGCGTGATTGGCTTGCCCTTCTACCACCAACTTTGGCTGTAGGAGGTATATCCTACTATTCTtatcaaacatacaaaaaagcGCAGTGCGCTGGCAATGGTCAAGTGAACACAAGTATAAGGAAGGATATTAATAAAGTTGTGGATTTCATTGACATTGAGGATATAACAGAAAAGGCGGTACTTTGCAGGTGTTGGAAAAGCAAAAAC TGGCCCTATTGCGATGGCGCTCACGGTCCTCACAACAAAGCCACCGGTGATAACACCGGCCCAGTAGTCGTCCGGCACAAGGAAAACAAGTAG
- the LOC135073788 gene encoding uncharacterized protein LOC135073788, with amino-acid sequence MAQYSACLFFVAVLGVKLSYGETSVSPKVDESTLPSLGKELEDNSRYKTLNANATLLKLLVDDKDGVSRSEVFDMLHSRDDNQEHIDLPSFPEDSEDERVVLPGVPDSQAEFLQVNGEVRKDSERVRYSGMRGEPVGLAAGIMVAITCSIVCVAYTGLIVWRRIYLQRNGLKHELLRNEENIAETRIEL; translated from the exons ATGGCGCAGTACTCCGCGTGTTTATTCTTCGTGGCCGTGTTGG GTGTCAAGTTAAGTTACGGCGAGACGTCAGTCAGTCCGAAGGTAGACGAGAGCACACTTCCCAGCCTAGGCAAAGAGCTGGAGGACAACAGTCGGTACAAGACACTGAACGCCAACGCGACGCTGCTGAAACTGCTGGTAGACGACAAAGATGGCGTCAGCAG GTCCGAGGTTTTCGACATGCTGCATTCGCGCGACGACAACCAGGAGCATATAGACTTGCCATCGTTCCCCGAGGATTCGGAGGATGAGCGGGTCGTCTTGCCCGGGGTGCCTGACTCACAGGCGGAGTTCTTACAAG TGAATGGCGAGGTGCGCAAGGACTCAGAGCGAGTGCGCTACTCGGGCATGCGTGGCGAGCCCGTGGGCCTGGCTGCGGGCATCATGGTGGCCATAACTTGCAGCATCGTCTGCGTCGCCTACACCGGCCTCATCGTCTGGAGGAGGATATACTT gcaaAGAAATGGCTTGAAACACGAATTGTTAAGAAATGAAGAAAACATTGCAGAAACACGAATAGAG ttgTAA